In Nostoc sphaeroides, the genomic window AGTTAGGAGTTACTAGTTAAGAATTAGAAGTTAGTAGTTATTCTCCCTCATCTCCCGGTTGGTGAGCGAAGTCGAACCACATCTCCCCCATTCCCCCTTAATAATATGGATTGGCATCTTTTAGGACTAAGCTTTATTACAGTTTTTTTATCAGAATTGGGTGACAAAAGTCAGCTAGCGGCGATCGCACTTTCAGGGCGTAGTAATTCTCCGCGTGCAGTATTTTTTGGTGCAGCAGGCGCATTGCTGTTGACAAGTCTGTTGGGATCATTAGCAGGAGGTGCAGTAGCAGAATTATTACCTACACGCTTGTTAAAAGCGATCGCTGCTGTGGGATTTGCCATCCTCGCTGCACGTCTGCTGTTATTTAACAATGAACCACCGACGGATTCTGAACAAACACCTTAAAGAAGAATTCAGAATCCAGGAATCAGAATTACTCTTTCTGGGAGATTGGAACCCCCGAAGGTTTTAAACTAATATCATATTAGGGAACTCCAAAAAATAAATTATTCCACATTCAAGTCGTTGACTGTTGACTGTTGACTGTTGACTGTTGACTGTTGACTGAAAGTGAACCGTCAACGGTCAACAGTGAACAATAGCAATGGAATATTTTTTTACTTGGAAGTCCCTTATGTCCGGCAAATTACCCATAATAAAAGAATCCCTCCTCGCAGGCGGGGTGGGGTTCTCCAGGTTTAATAAGCGATCAAGCGGACATAATAAGCTGTTCCACAAATAAACTTGCATATACTGGGCGGGCAGGATGCCCACCCCACAAGAGTTATATTTAATAAGGGTTATGCAAATTAAATGTTTTTTAGCTTATCACCCAGTCAGACTCGAATTCATACTGAATTCTGACTCCTGACTTCTGAATTCTTCTTTACAAAGTTTCCCAACCGGTTCCTTTGTAGCCGTATTGAAAAATTTCTGGATGCAAGATTTCTGCCAAAATTTCTAGAGAATCTACCAGTCGCGGCCCTGGACGATTGAAGTAAGAATTGCCATCAGTAATGTAGACTCTACCAGCTTCGGTAGCGTGTAGTTTTTCCCACTCTGGACGTTGAGTTAATAAATTGGCTTCTTGGCGAGTCCGATTTAAATCAAAGCCACAAGGCATAAAAACAATTACATCTGGATCGGTTGTTATTAGTGTTTCCCACGGCAAAATAGGAGAAGGCTGACCTGTAGCGCAAAATAGAGAATGTCCTCCTGCTAAGTTAACTAATTCAGGAATCCAATTGGCGGCTACCATCAAAGGATCAGTCCACTCGATACAGGCGACAGTGGGAAGTTCATTTAAAGAAAGTCCCTGGACTTTTTGTTGACAAATTCTGACGCGAGCTTCTAAGTTCTCTAGAACTTTAACCGAGTCTACCTCGAAGGTATTGCCGACTCGTTGAATGTCAGCCCAAACATCTTGCAGAAGATTGGGTTGTAAAGAAATAATCTGGGGTTTACTGTCAATGAGTGTAGCAACTGCCTTTTCAACATCCTGTAAGCTGACAGCACAAACATCGCACTGGTCTTGAGTCAGAATGTGGGTAGGCTGCAATTGCTCTAAAACATCTGTTTTGATTTGGTAAATACTGAGAGCAGATTGCAATAAATTGTTCACTTCATTGTGAATTTGGCTGCTGGAGGCATTGGAGTTTAAGCGTGCTTCGGTACAAATGGGGCGATTGAGGATTTCTGGAGGGTAATCGCATTCGTGCGATCGCCCCACAATAGCATCAACCAAGCCTAGTGCCGCTAAAATCTCTGTTCCACCGGGAATTAAGGAAACAATTCTCACATTACTATCTGTCATCGCTCCACCTCCGTAAAACCTGCCGTTACCTTAATTTTTGCAGAATTTGAGTCATTAGGTATCTTTCTCTAGGAGAATCAAGGGTGTTTTGCTAGTCACCACTAAGCAATAAATTTAACTGGGGATTAAGAATTAAAGATTAAGAATTAAACATTAAAGATTAATAAAATTTTTTCCACTCCCCAGACAGAAATTCAAAATATTATATTAATTAACAGTATCTTTACTTGAGAGAGAGTGGAATTACTTTATAGTAGAATTACTTGAGAGTAAAATGATTTGAACTGCTAATTATCACCTAGCAAAAATTACCGCCATAAATTAACAGAATTAATCAGCAAAATCTAGCTATGAACTCGTTAGCTAAAATCATAAAATTTGATTATAAAAATTATATTTTCCGGTTGTGAAAAACCATATCCAGTAGTTGTAGTGATACAAAGATAGTTCTACTTTTTCTATAGAACTGCAAGGTAAAATTATTTCTTCTTGAGGTCAACTAATGCAGGTGGTGTCAGCTAGAGATATTACAGAGCACAAGCAGGCCCAAGAGGCTTTACAAATCAAAGAAAATCGTCGGCGAAAACAAAGCCAGACGCTGGTACAGCTGGCAAGAAGCAAGACATTTCAGCAAGGTGATCTTAATGCGGCCTTAAGGGAAATCACAGAGACTGCTGCTCGGACGCTCTTGGTGAAGCGAGTTGGTGTATGGTTATATAATCAAGAGCGTTCAAAACTTGAATGCATCGATTTATATGATGTAAGCACCAATAAGCATAGCTTTGGTAACTCACTTTTAGAAAAAAATTATCCCACTTATTTCCAGGCTTTAGAAGAAGAACGTACCATTGCCGTAGATGATGCCATAAACGATATAAGAACCCAAGAATTATCCGAATCTTATCTTTCAGTTTGGGGTATCACATCCCTGTTGGATGCACCGATTTGGCTAGAGGGTCGAATGGTTGGCGTAGTGTGTCACGAACACATAGGCGAAGAACGCCAATGGACTTTGGAGGAGGAGACTTTTGCTGGCTCGATTGCAGATTTTGTGACGTTGGCTATAGAAGCGAAGCAGCGAAACTTCGCACAAGAAGCATTGCGCCTCACTATGTCGCAATTTCGGGCGATTTTTGAGCGTTCTTCTATCGGCATTGGACTTATAGATATGAAAGCGCAGATAGTCGATACTAATCTGGCACTGTGTGAGATTTTAGGATATAGCCGAGAAGAGTTATCCGGCAAGCGCTTTACAGATTACATTTCCACACAAAGGGGAGATTTAAAACTTTACAAACAACTTCTGTCAAGAATTCGCACAGACTTAAAAAGAACTTCGAGGGTAGGCTTCCAACCCGACAAATATCAGGAACAGTTTGCCGAAAGACATCGGATTGAGATGGAAAGACGCTGCCTGCATCAAAATGGTAGCTTAGTTTGGACTCATATCTCTGTTTCTGTTATACCAGGGAGCAATGGTGAACCTGAGTTTTTTCTAGCGATGATTGAGAACATTACTGAACGTAAAGAAACAGAGTTGAAACTTCTTGCCTCTCAAGAAGCAGCAGAAGCGGCCAGTCGGGCAAAAAGTGAATTTTTAGCAACCATGAGTCATGAGTTGCGGACACCTCTCAATGCAATTATGGGTTTGTCGCAGTTGTTGCAACAAGAAATAGTTGGCTCTCTCAATGAAAAGCAGAACGAATATGTAAGTTCTATATATAGTAGTGGTGAACATCTGCTGACACTGATTAACGATATCCTTGATTTATCTAAGATAGAAGCAGCTAAAGAGGAACTGTTACTCTCACCTTTGCCAGTATCAGATTTATGTAATTATGCCATTTGGACAGTGCGCGATCGCGCCTCAGAAAAGGGATTGCAACTCACCTGTAAAATTGACGTAGAAGAGGATATTTGTATTGGTGATGAACGGCGCATTAAGCAAATGCTACTCAACCTGCTCACCAATGCGATTAAATTCACCCCAGCCGGTCAGGTATCGCTGGTAGTCAAAAAAGTACCGCAAGGGATAACGTTTACAGTTTCAGATACTGGAATTGGGATTGACTCAAATCAGCTTCAATTTCTATTTGAACCGTTTAAACAGCTTGATAGTCGGTTAAATCGGCAGTATGAAGGCACTGGTTTGGGTTTAGCTTTAACACGCAAATTAGCGCGTTTGCATGGTGGAGATGTAACTGTTACATCGACTTTAGGAGAAGGTAGTCAGTTCACTCTGTTTCTACCAAATCTAGTTGACATGCAAACAGCGCAAAATGAAGGATATCAGCAAGATAAGTAGAGCTGCGTGAATAATTCAAGGTTTGTAGTGGAAAGATCGCCACGCGATCGCTTTATCCCCATCATAGCGTAGGCATAACCTGCCGCAGATATCACTGCGATCGATCTGAAACTATGAAAATTACACGAAGATAAGTATTTTTATATACATTTATCAGCCAACAATGTAAAGATATGTCTTAAAGTATAGACATTTAAGTAAATATTCAGTATTAGGTTATAGACATTAAAGTATTGCCGAAACCGTCAACTCTCTGCGAATTCTTTGTGCTTTACAACAGCACTAACAGCAGGTTGAAAACTGAAGTTACTCCAAAAATATTCTATTCAAGAAGGTAAAAATTATGGCAAATATCATTGGAACTAAAGGTAATGATACGTTAGTGGTTAGCCAGTATGATGGCACTAATGACACACTCACTGGTGGAGGTGGGCAAGATAAATTTATTTACACATTATATTACAACATGTACATGTACAATATCACTGATTTCAGTGGTATTGGTACAAGTCCAAATCCATCGGCAGCAGTCATTACCGAAGTTGATACGTTGATATTTCAAGACATTGGCTTTACTGCCCGAAATCTCCTACTTACACAGAATGGTAACAATCTGGAAATTAGCTTTGATGGAGACATAACTGATGATGGAGAGGTAATTGGGACGGATTACGACTCACAAGATATAAGTCCCTTTTTATTTGAGAAGCCAATAGTCACCCTGCAAAATTTTACCCTGGAAAACCTAGATAATCTATCAACTCTGGGCAATATCCTGTTTTATGGACAAACCAGCATCAAGGACAGCTTTGATGTCGTTAATGCCAACTCTACCCAACAGAACCCATTTAATAAGAACACAGTCACCTTTTTTAACGACCTGAATAACTATGTCATCGGCTTTGATAACTCAAATGATGTCATCAATGGCCAGGGCGGTAATGATAGCATCAATGGCTTGAGTGGCAACGACCTGCTGCGCGGTGGTGCGGGAAATGATACTCTCATGGGTGATGTGGGTGATGATTCCCTCAAAGGTAATACTGGTAACGACCTGCTGCTTGGTGGTACGGGCAATGATACTCTGATTGGTGGTGTGGGCAATGATACCCTCAAAGGTGGCGCTGGTAAGGATACCTTAAATGTTTACGGTTCAGCAGGTGATAACCTACTCTCTGGGGGCGATGGTAATGATTCTCTTAGTGCCTCTCACTATTTCTCTTTTGAAGAATTCGGCTATTTTGCAGAAACCATCTATTTCACCTCAGGCAATAACACTCTCAAAGGTGGCGATGGTAACGATACCTTGGATGTTAAAGGTTCAACAGGTGATAACCTACTCTCTGGGGGCGATGGCAATGATTCTCTTAGCGCCTCTGGCTACCGCAAATTCGACGGCTCATTTGTATATTACATTGTTGGCAATAACACCCTCAACGGTGGTACTGGTAACGATACCTTAGATGCTAATGGTTCGAGAGGCGATAACTTACTCTCTGGGAACGATGGCAATGATTATCTCTCTGCCTCTTGCGACTACGGTAGAATAGGCTTCTCTGACTCCTCAGGTAATAACACGCTCAACGGTGGCGATGGTAACGATATCTTAGATGTTCAGGGAACAGGCGATAACCTCCTCTCAGGAGGCGATGGTAATGATTCTCTTTTTGCCTCTGGTGAATTTGAAAGCTTCTTAGGAATCTATAAAGTTGTTGGTAATAACATCCTCAACGGTGGTACTGGTAACGATACCTTGAATGTTGATATTTCAGAAGGCGATAACCTGCTCTCTGGAGGCGATGACGATGATTATCTCTCTGCCTCTGGCTACTTCGGCGACGAGGTAGGATACAATCTTACTGCGTCAGGGAATAACACCCTTAAAGGTGGTGCTGGTAACGATACCTTGAATGCTGACATCTCAGAAGGTGATAACCTACTTGATGGCGGGAATGGCAATGATTACCTCTCTGCCGTTGATACTTCAACAGGCGATAACACCCTCAACGGTGGTTCTGGTAACGACACCTTGAAGGCTGACAATTCAACAATCGATAACCTACTCAATGGCGGGAATGGCAATGATTATCTCTCTGCCGTTGGCACTTCAAAAGGCAATAACACCCTCAACGGTGGTGCTGGTAAAGATACCTTGAAGGTTGACAATTCAAGAGGCGATAATCTACTCTCTGGGGGCAATGGCAATGATTTTCTCTCTGCCCTTGCAGCCTCAGGCAATAACACCCTCAACGGTGGCGCTGGCAGTGATATTCTGATAGGTGGAAAAGGTAATGATGCCCTCTATGGTGGGAATGGTGCTGATACCTTTGTTTTCAATAGTTACAATGAAGGCGTTGATCGTATTTATGACTTCAATAACGCAACGAATGAAGGCGTTGATAGTCCTTATGAGTCCAACGCAACTAATGAATATATTGAGATACGGGCTGCTGGTTTTGGTGGGCAATTATCAATAGGTGTACTCTCAGCGAATCAGTTTACCCTTGGAACATCTGCAACAACGATCGCTCAACGATTTATTTATGATAACAGTACAGGTGCATTGTACTTTGATCAAGATGGCAGTGCAGATGCGTTTACTCAGGTAAAATTTGCACAATTATTTGGTGGAGTGTCACTAAGCGAAAAAGTTTTTTATGTGACTGCTGAATATTGATTATTCTAGCCAGATAAAAATAATAAATTCTGAAAATGCGAGATGTCTATAAATAGCACCTCGCATTCGATAGTATTTAGGACTTACGCATTGACAAGAAATACCAAATATAAAATATATATCAAGTTTAAAAACCACATCTTTCGTAAGGGCACAGCAATGCTCATAAGTGTCAACTTAAGCTAAAAGTCTTTTCAAATCTCGTTTCCAGCCTCTGGGCTGGAAATGCACTTCAATTGCGCCTCTGCCGCAAGTCTAGAGGCGGAGCCTCAACGACGGGCATTCCCAGTCGGAGCAGGGGAACGAGACATATCTAAAAGCTTGTTCTAAGATGGCTTTCACCTTAATTTGACACCAATGAGCAATGCTGTGCCCCTACAGCATTTACGATGGCAGGATAATTACGAAAAGCCTGAAAGAACCCATTTTAGTTAATTCACATTATGATGCATTTGTACAGTGCGTAAGTCCTAGTATTAATGAAAATCGTGTTCACTAACCAATCAATTTAGCAATCCTAAATCATTCTAATTGGAAAAATTTTCTCATTATCACATGGGGAATCCCAGCTTCTTCAAATATTTCTCCTTCTTCTACAAAGTCCAATTTTTTGTACAAAACTTTTACATACTCTTGGGCATGGATTACAACTTCTGGAATATTTTTATTAGCTATAACCTCTAGTGCCTCAATCATAATTTTCTTACCAATACCCTGCCCTCTAGCTGGAGACAAAACAGCAAGTCTTTCTATTTTGGCAGTTTTATCATCCAAATATCTAATTCTGGTAGTACCCACAGCTTTCTGATCTAAATAAGCAATCAAATGCTGAGATATTTCATCTTTGCCATCAAACTCTAAAGCGGGATCTACCCCTTGTTCTTCCTGAAAAACTGATTTTCTAATTGCTGCGATCGCTGGAAATTCTTCAGGTAAATCAGCAACTTTTATGACTAAATTACTCATCAAATTATTTCTGTATTTAGTATATAAAAAAAGGTGGGCATTGCCCACCCTACAAGCTTTAATCTGCACCTTCAATTGGTGCAAAACCTTGACGTTGAATATTTTCTGTTACCGCGCGTGGTTCGAGGAATTGCAGAAGGTAATCAGGGCCGCCTGCTTTAGAACCTACTCCAGAAAGTTTGAATCCACCAAAGGGTTGCCGCCCAACGATCGCTCCTGTAATATTACGGTTAATGTACAAATTCCCAACTTCAAATTCTACCTGCGCCTGCTGAATGTGCGAAGGTGTTCTAGAATAAAGTCCTCCAGTTAAGGCGTAGTTTGTACCGTTGGCGACTGCTAAGGCTTCTTGGAAATCTTTGACTCTAATTACCGCCAGCACCGGGCCAAAAATTTCTTCCTGGGAAATTACCGCATTTGGCGATACTTCACTAAAGATGACTGGGCCGATAAAATATCCTTGTTCGGGTGCTGGTAATTCCAAGGCTAATTGTGCTTCTGCCTTACCCTTCTCAATATACTCACGGATGCGATCGCGGGCATTAGCATCAATTACTGGCCCAACTTGTGTACTTGGTAACTCTGCTTCCCCAATGTTCAAGGATTTTGTCGCTTCTACCAACCGTTGCACAAAGGCATCATAAATCGGTTGCAGTACAATCACCCTGGAAGCAGCAGAACATTTTTGTCCACTGTAACCAAATGCTGACTGCACAACCCCCACAACAGCTTGGTCTAAATCAGCACTTTCATCGACAATAATGGCATTCTTGCCACCCATTTCCGCAATCACCCGTTTCATGTGCTTTTGTCCGGGTTTTAAGATTGCCGCCTCTGCGTAAATTCTACAGCCGACTTCTTGGGAACCTGTAAAAGCAATTACATGAGTATCTGGATGATTTACTAAATAAGCGCCGACTTGCGAACCCTTGCCAGGTACGTATTGAAATACACCTTTGGGAAAACCAGCATCTACCAAGATTTCTGTGAATTTTGCTGCAATTACAGAAGATGTTTCCGCAGGTTTTAGGAGAGTACAATTGCCTGAAACCAAAGCTGCAACAGTCATTCCACAAGCGATCGCTAGCGGAAAATTCCAAGGAGAAATTACCACAATAATTCCTCGTGGCTGGTAAATATAACGATTAGTTTCGCCAGGTATGTCGTAATTCACACCTTTATCTAACCGTTCTATCTCATCAGCGTAGTACCGACAAAAATCTATCGCTTCCGAAACCTCTCCATCAGCTTCCTTAACTGGTTTCCCAACTTCCAAAACTATCCAAGCTGAAAGTTCAGCGCGGCGGAGTTCCATCAAATCACCAGCTTTCCGCAAAATATCAGCGCGTTGTTTCGCTGGTGTTTTTTTCCAACCAGGAAACGCCGCTTTAGCAGCTTGCATCGCCTGTTCTGCTTGTTCAACGCTAATTAACCCAACTTTACCAACTACCTCACTGAAATTAGAAGGATTGAGAGAATCAACAAATTCCGGTGGATTAACATACTCGCCATTAATTAGGGGTAAATAAGTTTTACCCAACTGTTGGCGAACGCTTTGGAAAGCTTGCGCCGCCTTTGTTCTCACCTCTTCCTGGGCGTAATCAGTATCAGCAGCACCGAGGAAATCAGAGTTAGGAGTTTGTAGAGACGCGATTAATCGCGTCTGTTCGTTAGGAGTTAAAGAGTTTTTCTCCTCTTTGACGATTGGCGGTGCTAATAATTCTTCAATCGGTCGATTTTCGAGATTTTGGCGTAAAAAAGAACTATTGGCGGTATTTTCTAACAACCGCCGAATTAAATACGCCATTCCAGGTAATAATTCACCATAAGGACAGTAAACTCTGACTCGATAACCCCTGTCAACCAACGCCTTGGCAACTTTATCGCCCATACCGTAGAGGACTTGCAATTCAAAGCGACGGCGGGGGACATTTAAACTTTCAGCTATGGCAATGGCGCGAGAGTGCGATCGCACATTATGGCTACCAATGGCAGAATACACATATTGATGATTTTCTAGCAACAATTGAGTGATGGTTTCAAAGTTAGCATCAGTTGCGGCTTTGTCGTTGTAAACTGGCTGTGGCCAATGCTTTTGGGCTGCTTTGATAGTTTCCTGATCCCAATATGCGCCTTTCACCAAGCGGATTGTTAGGGGATAGCCGCGTTCTTTTAACCAATAAATTACGTCTTTGGTATCTTGCTCACTATCACGCAGATATGCTTGAATAGTTATGCCAATGTCTGTGCGTTGCCGAAACTCTTCTTCTAAGAGCAGTTTTTTCAGGATGCTAAGAGTTATATCCTTGTAGGCATACTGTTCCATATCAAAATGGACAGATGCGCCTAATTCTTTAGCACGACGTAAGAGAATACGAATGCGATCGCTAACTCTCTCCTCACTACCCTTAGCATCTAATGGGTCAAATTGGGAATAAAACGCCGTTAATTTAACAGAAACCTGAACTTTTGAGATTGCTTCGCCATCAGCTTCATCAATAGCCGGGATAGCTGCCCAATTCTTCGATGCTTCCACCAATTGTTGCATTAATTCTAGATAGCGTTCTAGATAAGACTGCGCTTCGGCTTCGGTAATTACTGCTTCACCAAGTAAATCGATGGTGAAAGCCATTTTCTCTTTTCGTAGTCGTTCAACTGTTTTGATGACTTGTTTAATATTTTCCCCAGAAATATATTTATGAGCAAGAGTTTCAACGGCTGTACCAACGGTTGTCGCAGCAACTTGTCCTGGCATCGAGTCTGGGTTAGCAAAGTTTAGCATCCCCTTCAAAGCTGCCGGTAATTCTACAGATTCATCGCCTAAATATTCTTGTAAATGTGAGGCAATTTCTGATTTACTGTGTAAAGCAGGTAGCGTATCTATAAAGCGAAATAGTTGCACCCGCAACCCAGGATTACTCATCGCCCAAGCGAGTAATTTATCATCCCAGCGCATTTGATCCCGCAGGGAAGAAAAAAACGAACGATTTTCCTGCGTTGCTGCTAGAAGTTGTTTAGCAATTTCTTGGGTTTTAGCTTCGTAGGTGCTTGTTTCTACTTGTAATACCACTGATAATGAACTCCGTTAATCAAGGCAAGGCTTTTTGTACAAAGCCTGTGTCTTCTATTTTGACGCTTTCATATATCTAGTGGGGAGTGGGGAGTGGGGAGTTAGGAGTGGGGAGTTAGGAGTTTGGAGTTAGGAGTTTGGAGTTATAAGAATTCTTTCCCCAATACTTCGACTTCGCTCAGTACAAGTGCCCAATGCCCAATACTTCGACTTACCTCGGCAACTCTTGGAGACGCTACGCGTAGCTTGTTTAAGAGCAGGGGTACGCTCGGCACAAGTCGCTCAGTACAAGTGCCCAATGCCCAATTCAATAACAAATGTTATCCTTTTGTTGATCTATTTCTAACTTGATTGACAGATGTTGCAACACAAGAGACTAGCTCAGTCATACTAAGAGTGTGGATACTACGTTTATGCCTACAGAAAACCTCACGCATATCTTATTTTCTAACTGGCAACACACACTCCAACCCTTTGGTGTTGACCAGGTAGCGGCTGAGAAAGCTTTTAATCCCTTGGTTGCAGCTTACTCTACCCCTGGTCGCTACTACCATACACTGAAACACATCGATCGCGTTTTCAGCACAATTCAGATTTTGCAAGGCTACACTACCAATCTGGCTGCTGTTCAACTAGCTGCCTGGTTTCATGATGTAGTGTATGACACTCAAGCTCAAGATAATGAACAACGAAGTGCAGACTATGCTTTTGATCTACTGAGTAATTTGGGTATTCCAGAAAGTACTATAGTTACTGTTACCCGTCTGATTCTGAATACTAAAGACCACCAAGCTGCGGTGGATGACTATGATAGCCAAGTTCTACTTGATGCAGATTTAGCGATTTTGGCTACTAACCCAGTGCAGTATGGAGAATACGCCTATGCTATTCGCCAGGAATATGGCTGGATGGCAGAGGCGGATTATATCACAGGTCGTCAGCAGGTTTTAGAACGATTTTTACAGCGATCGCATATCTACTTTACCCCTTTAATGTCAGAGTTCGCTGAACCATGTGCCCGTGGCAATATCCAGGGAGAAATTCAGTCTTTATATGAAGGAATTTGGTAATTAACTGTTTGGCTTGGGAGTCTTGATAGCCATTGAGGACAATACTGCATAGGTTTTGAAGATTTGTAGGTTGGGTTGAACTTAGGACTTACGCATTGACAGAAAAGCCAAAATAGCAGGTATAATTTTCAAGGCTTATAGCTAGATTTTTCAATGATATTTTGGCGATCGCGCCCAATCAAGGGTGATAGACAAAAGCCTGAAACAACGTATTTACGTTGGTACACAAGATAGTTATTTTGTACAGTGCGTAAGTCCTGGAACTTACCAAGCCCTTCGGGCAGGGAACTCTTAAGAGGGAACAGGGAACAGCTTTGAAAACCTGCCCGAATTTTGGGTCTAAAGCCCCTAAATTTATTTATGAAAAAAAATAAAAACATTTTTTAAGGGGACGCGCAGCGCAAGAAAAAATACGTCCTTGTACAAATCCCCTAATTTTAATTATGGGGATTTCCCTGTTCCCTCTTGCCTGTTCCCTGTTCCCTTTTAAAGCTATTTTCAGGTAAATAGACCACGCGGTAGAGGCACAGCATTGCTCATTGGTGTCAACTTAAGCAAAAAGTAGCTTAACTCTTAGCTGACTCGCCCGCCTCGAACTAAAGTTCTAGGCTAATAGCTAAAGTCTACTAAAGTAGACTAAAGATTTTTCAGATTATTTAGTCATCAATAGAAGACTTGAGCTATTAGCAAGGAACTTCAGTTCCTTGCGGGACATGGCTTTCACGTTAAGTTGACACCTATGAGCATTGCTGTGCCCCTACAACAGATGTGGTTCAAATACATGAAAACTTCTGTAAGTGTTATCCAACAAAGCCTTGATTATGTTGGGTTTCGTTCCTCAACCCAACCTACATTGGAGTTATTTTTTAATTTTATTCTTATTACCCCCTTTCTAAGGGGGTCGCCACAGGCGGGGGGATCTTATCCGAACCGTATTGAGAGCAGAGAGGCTTTTACCCATAAGGGGCAAGGTTTGTAGCTTTTCCCCTGCCCCCTGCCTCTTATCAATTAATTAACGTCTGCTACCCCCACGATGAGGTACTTCAGTGTCTTGTAGCTTTATTTTAGGTGCAAAGACTTCTTGATGTTGTTGCGGCTGTTGCGGCTGAATTTTTTCCTGTGCAAACTTGACACGGGTACGAACTCCGAGATCAACGTCTGTATCAAGCATTTGCTGAAGTTGATTTGTAATCCGCGACGCTTGATCGGGTAAAGTAGCTGCTATGGCGATCGCTAGTGTTTCTAAACTTGTCACTGCCGCATAGCGCACTACCCACTCTGGATCTTGAGAAATTAGTAATAGCGCCTCTAATAC contains:
- a CDS encoding TMEM165/GDT1 family protein, which codes for MDWHLLGLSFITVFLSELGDKSQLAAIALSGRSNSPRAVFFGAAGALLLTSLLGSLAGGAVAELLPTRLLKAIAAVGFAILAARLLLFNNEPPTDSEQTP
- a CDS encoding cobalamin-binding protein codes for the protein MTDSNVRIVSLIPGGTEILAALGLVDAIVGRSHECDYPPEILNRPICTEARLNSNASSSQIHNEVNNLLQSALSIYQIKTDVLEQLQPTHILTQDQCDVCAVSLQDVEKAVATLIDSKPQIISLQPNLLQDVWADIQRVGNTFEVDSVKVLENLEARVRICQQKVQGLSLNELPTVACIEWTDPLMVAANWIPELVNLAGGHSLFCATGQPSPILPWETLITTDPDVIVFMPCGFDLNRTRQEANLLTQRPEWEKLHATEAGRVYITDGNSYFNRPGPRLVDSLEILAEILHPEIFQYGYKGTGWETL
- a CDS encoding GAF domain-containing sensor histidine kinase, translating into MQVVSARDITEHKQAQEALQIKENRRRKQSQTLVQLARSKTFQQGDLNAALREITETAARTLLVKRVGVWLYNQERSKLECIDLYDVSTNKHSFGNSLLEKNYPTYFQALEEERTIAVDDAINDIRTQELSESYLSVWGITSLLDAPIWLEGRMVGVVCHEHIGEERQWTLEEETFAGSIADFVTLAIEAKQRNFAQEALRLTMSQFRAIFERSSIGIGLIDMKAQIVDTNLALCEILGYSREELSGKRFTDYISTQRGDLKLYKQLLSRIRTDLKRTSRVGFQPDKYQEQFAERHRIEMERRCLHQNGSLVWTHISVSVIPGSNGEPEFFLAMIENITERKETELKLLASQEAAEAASRAKSEFLATMSHELRTPLNAIMGLSQLLQQEIVGSLNEKQNEYVSSIYSSGEHLLTLINDILDLSKIEAAKEELLLSPLPVSDLCNYAIWTVRDRASEKGLQLTCKIDVEEDICIGDERRIKQMLLNLLTNAIKFTPAGQVSLVVKKVPQGITFTVSDTGIGIDSNQLQFLFEPFKQLDSRLNRQYEGTGLGLALTRKLARLHGGDVTVTSTLGEGSQFTLFLPNLVDMQTAQNEGYQQDK
- a CDS encoding calcium-binding protein, which codes for MYNITDFSGIGTSPNPSAAVITEVDTLIFQDIGFTARNLLLTQNGNNLEISFDGDITDDGEVIGTDYDSQDISPFLFEKPIVTLQNFTLENLDNLSTLGNILFYGQTSIKDSFDVVNANSTQQNPFNKNTVTFFNDLNNYVIGFDNSNDVINGQGGNDSINGLSGNDLLRGGAGNDTLMGDVGDDSLKGNTGNDLLLGGTGNDTLIGGVGNDTLKGGAGKDTLNVYGSAGDNLLSGGDGNDSLSASHYFSFEEFGYFAETIYFTSGNNTLKGGDGNDTLDVKGSTGDNLLSGGDGNDSLSASGYRKFDGSFVYYIVGNNTLNGGTGNDTLDANGSRGDNLLSGNDGNDYLSASCDYGRIGFSDSSGNNTLNGGDGNDILDVQGTGDNLLSGGDGNDSLFASGEFESFLGIYKVVGNNILNGGTGNDTLNVDISEGDNLLSGGDDDDYLSASGYFGDEVGYNLTASGNNTLKGGAGNDTLNADISEGDNLLDGGNGNDYLSAVDTSTGDNTLNGGSGNDTLKADNSTIDNLLNGGNGNDYLSAVGTSKGNNTLNGGAGKDTLKVDNSRGDNLLSGGNGNDFLSALAASGNNTLNGGAGSDILIGGKGNDALYGGNGADTFVFNSYNEGVDRIYDFNNATNEGVDSPYESNATNEYIEIRAAGFGGQLSIGVLSANQFTLGTSATTIAQRFIYDNSTGALYFDQDGSADAFTQVKFAQLFGGVSLSEKVFYVTAEY
- a CDS encoding GNAT family N-acetyltransferase, yielding MSNLVIKVADLPEEFPAIAAIRKSVFQEEQGVDPALEFDGKDEISQHLIAYLDQKAVGTTRIRYLDDKTAKIERLAVLSPARGQGIGKKIMIEALEVIANKNIPEVVIHAQEYVKVLYKKLDFVEEGEIFEEAGIPHVIMRKFFQLE